One Hordeum vulgare subsp. vulgare chromosome 4H, MorexV3_pseudomolecules_assembly, whole genome shotgun sequence DNA window includes the following coding sequences:
- the LOC123448357 gene encoding E3 ubiquitin-protein ligase At3g02290-like isoform X2, with translation MGAFCSCLQADYSDHHGHQTSGAFRNCMCLGCFTQQLINAYTVLFRVGTLHSVSQAVEAAPLDSSESSFDTYRSPPRPLPYDDPRFSPPLHNWFASRHDPSSHSPEQSEPLRPNYDEEMETMSSVDKPSKTNYDTKMKRCSSAYGDKLSRKESGNYFTYFSPSTEDEDVCPTCLEDYTSENPRIVMQCSHHFHLGCIYEWIERSEACPVCGKVSHVEPESSCFATTVILGSDISLIWKMEFHETT, from the exons atggGAGCTTTCTGCTCGTGTTTGCAAGCCGATTACTCCGACCACCATGGCCACCAGACTTCTGGTGCGTTTAGGAACTGCATGTGCCTCGGGTGTTTTACCCAGCAGCTCATCAACGCT TACACTGTTTTATTCCGAGTTGGAACTCTCCACTCTGTTTCTCAAGCTGTAGAAGCCGCCCCTCTTGATTCATCTGAAAGTTCATTCGATACATATCGTTCACCTCCAAGACCACTGCCATATGATGATCCTAGATTCTCCCCTCCTCTGCACAACTGGTTTGCATCAAGGCATGATCCTTCAAGCCATTCACCAGAGCAATCAGAACCACTCAGACCAAATTATGATGAGGAAATGGAAACCATGAGTTCAGTCGACAAGCCAAGTAAAACAAACTATGACACAAAAATGAAAAGATGCAGCTCTGCTTATGGAGATAAGTTATCCCGAAAGGAATCTGGAAACTATTTCACCTACTTTTCTCCATctactgaagatgaagatgtctgCCCAACATGTCTTGAAG ATTATACTTCGGAGAATCCTAGGATAGTAATGCAGTGCTCACATCATTTCCACCTTGGCTGTATCTATGAGTGGATCGAAAGAAGTGAGGCTTGCCCTGTTTGTGGAAAG GTTTCACATGTGGAACCTGAAAGCAGTTGCTTCGCCACGACGGTAATTTTGGGAAGTGACATATCATTAATATGG AAAATGGAGTTCCACGAGACGACTTAG
- the LOC123448357 gene encoding E3 ubiquitin-protein ligase At3g02290-like isoform X1 → MGAFCSCLQADYSDHHGHQTSGAFRNCMCLGCFTQQLINAYTVLFRVGTLHSVSQAVEAAPLDSSESSFDTYRSPPRPLPYDDPRFSPPLHNWFASRHDPSSHSPEQSEPLRPNYDEEMETMSSVDKPSKTNYDTKMKRCSSAYGDKLSRKESGNYFTYFSPSTEDEDVCPTCLEDYTSENPRIVMQCSHHFHLGCIYEWIERSEACPVCGKKMEFHETT, encoded by the exons atggGAGCTTTCTGCTCGTGTTTGCAAGCCGATTACTCCGACCACCATGGCCACCAGACTTCTGGTGCGTTTAGGAACTGCATGTGCCTCGGGTGTTTTACCCAGCAGCTCATCAACGCT TACACTGTTTTATTCCGAGTTGGAACTCTCCACTCTGTTTCTCAAGCTGTAGAAGCCGCCCCTCTTGATTCATCTGAAAGTTCATTCGATACATATCGTTCACCTCCAAGACCACTGCCATATGATGATCCTAGATTCTCCCCTCCTCTGCACAACTGGTTTGCATCAAGGCATGATCCTTCAAGCCATTCACCAGAGCAATCAGAACCACTCAGACCAAATTATGATGAGGAAATGGAAACCATGAGTTCAGTCGACAAGCCAAGTAAAACAAACTATGACACAAAAATGAAAAGATGCAGCTCTGCTTATGGAGATAAGTTATCCCGAAAGGAATCTGGAAACTATTTCACCTACTTTTCTCCATctactgaagatgaagatgtctgCCCAACATGTCTTGAAG ATTATACTTCGGAGAATCCTAGGATAGTAATGCAGTGCTCACATCATTTCCACCTTGGCTGTATCTATGAGTGGATCGAAAGAAGTGAGGCTTGCCCTGTTTGTGGAAAG AAAATGGAGTTCCACGAGACGACTTAG